CCGGGCGCGGCCGGTCAGGCGGTCTATGTAAACCAGGCTGAAGTTGTCGTAGGTGTTGCCGGGGGGCTGCTCGGTCACGGCCGGCGGCTGCGGCAGGGCCTGCTTGCTGTTCGGGTCGCGCGCGAAGGAGACTCGCCCCTCGGCGACCGGGATGAGTTCCGGCTGGCCGGGCAGCCCGGAGATGAGCTGGCCCATGCCGTCAAAGGCGATGTAGGGCAGCGCGACCGGCACGGTGACCGGGTTGTCCTCGCTGGGAAACGGGATGTTGTTGGTAACGGGAAATGGCGGGATGTAAACCGGCGGCCCTGCCGGGGGGGTCATGGTGGCGTTGCTCAAATAGAGCCCTCCCACGAGGAATTTCTCCACCGGAATATAAGCGCCGGCCGGCAGCGACTTCCACGAGGAGAGGTAGCGCGGCGTGCTCACGCCCGGCTGGTCGCCCACGCTCCGCAGGGTGAGGAAGGCATAACCGGTGAGCTGTTTGTCCAGCAGCGGCTGAACGCGGGCGAGGTTGGTGCCGTTCAAGCCGGAGTAGAAGTTGGTGAACAGGAAGACCATGTACACGGGGGTGCGCTGGCTGACGGCGAGCTGGCGGGCGCGGGTGACGGCGTCGAGCAACTGCCGGGTGCCGGCGACCTTGACGTTCGGCTTGAGGCCCCTGATCGCCGGCAGCGCGATGGCCGCCAGGATGCCCATGATGGCAATCACCGTCAGCAATTCCAGCAACGTGAAGGCCACCACCGTCCGTGGCCGCTGGCGCTCGCTGCGGGGTCCG
The window above is part of the Candidatus Paceibacterota bacterium genome. Proteins encoded here:
- a CDS encoding prepilin-type N-terminal cleavage/methylation domain-containing protein codes for the protein MKANTRDYGPRSERQRPRTVVAFTLLELLTVIAIMGILAAIALPAIRGLKPNVKVAGTRQLLDAVTRARQLAVSQRTPVYMVFLFTNFYSGLNGTNLARVQPLLDKQLTGYAFLTLRSVGDQPGVSTPRYLSSWKSLPAGAYIPVEKFLVGGLYLSNATMTPPAGPPVYIPPFPVTNNIPFPSEDNPVTVPVALPYIAFDGMGQLISGLPGQPELIPVAEGRVSFARDPNSKQALPQPPAVTEQPPGNTYDNFSLVYIDRLTGRARVERRKVQ